The DNA region cttttttggGAGGTTCTTGGTGGTTAATTATGCCCACTTGCCTATCAAATTGGTGCAGTTCTGTTAGTGGAGAGAGGACAGTCAAGAAGCTGAGGTTGTCGAAAGCACTCACGATTCCTGAGGGAACAACAGTATCAGATGCATGTAGGCGCATGGCTGCTCGTAGGGTTGATGCCGTTCTGTTGACTGATTCCAGTGCTTTGCTTTCGGGAATTGTTACTGATAAGGTTTGGATGCTGATGTGATGCTTTTAAATCTCTTTgggattttattttcttgtttatgttttttttactgttatatgaaTCATGTTGTCAGGATATTGCTACTAGAGTTATAGCTGAGGGGTTGAGACCGGAGCAGACTATTGTGTCCAAGATCATGACAAGGAACCCTATATTTGTTACCTCTGATACATTGGCCATTGAAGCTCTTCAGAAGATGGTTCAGGGTACATGTTATCTTTTATGAAAAAGGCTTCTGATGGCCCTATAGAAATAGTGAACCTCTATTACTAATGTGCTTAATGTTATATTCACTCCCTCCTGGTTCTTTTTCATAAGaagatttttccattttctgtgGCAGGTAAATTTAGGCACCTTCCAGTTGTGGAGAATGGTGAAGTTATTGCCTTGTTGGATATCACAAAGTGCCTCTATGATGCTATTTCAAGAATGGAGAAGGCCGCTGAACAGGGAAGTGCaattgctgctgctgttgaaGGAGTTGAGCGCCAATGGGGAAACAATTTTTCTGGTTGGTCAATAACATTTCTTGAAATTATGATATTACTGCGAATATTTTATCGTCTATCCAAGTTGCTTCATTGGAAGAAAAGGATAAGTTAAAAAGGGCCGTACTTTAGCTTAGAAACTACTTAAAACTTGGAGCATGCAAGGAATGTTAGAACTTTTGCATGACAAGAGCTTAGAGACAACGATTTTATAAAGTTTTGTCTCTGCTTTTGCTTTGGCTCTCCTTTATTTATAAGCAATTTTTATGATTCCCAACTTGATTGACAAGTCACAGTGATTCTCTGCTGGACTATATGTGTTGTATACTTTTTGAACCACCCGCCTGGATGGCAATGGATGAGCAATGCAGAGATGTATTGTAGACTAAATTGTTATCTTTTGGTTACTTACCAGTTTCTGTCTGATTCTTACCCCACTTTTTGAGCATATATCACTTTGCACTAAGTCAAAATATTCTGTGTTTGAATTCATTTCAGCTCCTTATGCATTCATAGAAAGTTTGAGGGAGCGGATGTTCAAGCCTTCTTTGTCAAGTATCATCTCCGAGAATACAAAGTAATAATCTTTCACTTTCACTTATGGCATTGTTTTATTGTGACTTTAAGTTAGAGGTTTTAAGGTTGTGTCACCATTATCAAGTGTTATATCCTTGATATGATGTCAGGGTTGCAATAGTCTCTCTCTCCGATCCAGTTTATGTTGCTGCTAAGAAGATGCGGGAGTTCCGGGTGAATTCAGTAATTGTTTCGACAGGGAGCAAGATTCAAGGAATATTAACGTAAATTACGTCACTCGAGATTTGGCTCTCTTTTATTGTGCTTTGTGATTTCCCTTTTTGACGTCCCATTTAGTACATTTTTTACCCTTGCTTGCAATTTGCTGAATTGTAGTTCGAAGGATATCCTTATGCGGGTGGTGGCACAAAATCTTTCACCTGAGTTGACTCTGGTTGAAAAGGTTGGTCCCAGTAAACATCTGAATCCAAAATCTTATATCCATCTCTTTTTCatggaaattaatatttagcCTGAACAAAAATTCACTTTGAGTTGATTCATGACATGGTTGCTCTATATATTGGTTTGTGGAGCGTGATTATTTTCTATTCTGTGGATGCTGTGAGGAGGCATAGTAGAAATTTATATGCTATTATACTGTCATCCATAAGAGCCTCTGAATTGTTAAATTAAGCAAAAAAAGGTTTTCTTGCACTGCAACTTCACCTACTTTATGGAGAGTTGGCATTGAAGTTAGGATGTTTTCAAATGGAAGATGCAATAGATAATTTATGTTATTCTTTTTTGGATCTATGGCTAAGTAGAAATTTGGTTTCAGCTCTGCCTATTCTTGGTTTTCTTATTGTTGTTGAAGCTCTCTCAACTTTGATGTCATCTTGAAATCTCTAGGTAATGACGCCGAACCCAGAATGTGCTACATTAGACACGACTATCCTTGATGCATTGCATATAATGCATGATGGGAAGTTCTTGCACCTTCCAGTAGTTGACAAAGGTGAGTGTCTAATTATGTTGACGGGACAAAAGAGTCACGTCTTAAGTGGAAATACCATTGAATAGCTTCTTTTCTGCAGATGGCTGCATTGCTGCTTGTGTTGATGTTTTGCAGATAACTCATGCAGCAATCTCCATGGTAAACTTTACTTCCATTTGGCAACTTTATATGCTTTTAATTATCCAGCAGGAGAGAATGTCCCGAACTCTAGGATGTTATGCCTTATGGAACATGTTAGATGGGTGAGAAACCTAAATAGAGCAAAATGCCTGCTCTTATAATTTGAGCATCTTTTTGACTTTGATATGGCTGTAAAGATCTTTTCATAAGAGAAACGGCATGGTCCTAGTTAAGGTTAAGGTGGGAAGTCTGTTGAGGTGCAATCTATGTTGGATTTGAATCTTGGTAACTGGTATCATCAAAGTGGAAGAACCAATATACTCTTAATCCTCTCAAATATTATGATAAGAGTAGCAATAGAAGTTTAATGCTTGTAAAAAAGCCAGAACAGTTTCAATTGTGACTGCATATGAGAACATTTCTCTTACTTTTATCCATTCTTGTAGAACTGATGCTATTGATCTACTAATATTAGAGTGATATATGAGGTACAAGACACTGCAAAGGTACATAAGTGATGCCTTCCAAGTAAAATACTGTATAGGTCCCACATATTGAATCTTCGATATGTTTTTATCAAACAATTCTATGGTAATTCCAGTAAATTCTAGGATATACTATGTCCTTTGTATCTGTACATGTAATTGCTTTTCTTCTCCCCTTATAAAGGTTGAAAGCAGCTCTGGAGCTGTTAATGATATGGCAAACACAATGATGCAAAAGTTCTGGGACTCAGCACTTGCTTTGGAGCCAGTAGATGATTATGACACTCAGAGGTGCCACCCTAGTCTATGTTCTTGTCTCCTTTTCTCTGCAGGTTATTTCTGCTGCTGATCCTGCAAGATTTTGTCAGTGAAATGTCTGCAGTTATGCCATCAGACCTCCCAGAAAGTGGGAAATCCAATTATCCTCCTCTCGGTCTCGGGACTTCCTTCGCTTTTAAGTTTGAGGACCTTAAAGGTCGCGTTCACAGGGTAAATAGTGGTAAGTGGGTTGTTATTGAGTGGTATGAAGATTTGCACTGTGGGAAGCTCTTAGAGAACTATGTGGTTCAACACAAAATAGATTGATTTGGTTGTGGTTGCTTACTTTATCAGGCACGGAGCATTTGGAAGAACTTTTGTCCGCTGTCGTGCAAAGGGTTGGGGCTGGTGATGATCAGCGGCCACATCTCCTGGTGAGATTGGATTTTGGGCATTCGTTTCCTTTGTTCTTATGGCTTCAAGGCTGATATTTGTGTGTGTCAATATCCGTTTTAAATCCTCGAATTTCTTTTTGGTAgtatgaagatgaagaaggggaCAAAGTTTTGTTGGCCACCGATGGCGACCTTGTGGCTGCTGTAAGCTATGCAAGATCAATGGGAATGAAGGTACGATCTTGGCCACCAGCTGTGTACTTTAATTTTTACCCCTTATGCGGCAAGATCTTTCAGGTGATTGGTTATATTGTTCAAATTGTAAAATAGTACACATTATTTTTCTGGTTCGTATAGTTGTCAATTTCAAGTGCCCACATCATTACTTTGCTTCTATTACTCTTCGTAGATAAGTGGTAACTTTGGATTCTGTCGTTTTCGGTGGTCGTAGGTCTTAAAGTTGCATCTTGACTTCTCGGATGGCAGCAAGCAACCAAGTTCGAATTCCCAAGCTGATATGGCAGTCGAAAAATCTGGGAGTACCCTGGGGGCAGGTCTTCTGGCAGGGGCAGTCGTGGTGGCAGGCATCGGGGTACTGGTCTACTTGAAGCGCACAAagttgtaaattttttttggggttcccGATCCCGAGTTACGGTTTTTTGACGTCACGACGAGGGCAAAGTTTGAAATAAGTCACCTCGATACGAATTACTTAACCGATAGAGGTGTAAGTATTATATTATAGTAAAGAAGAAAACGGGGAAAAGGGCAACAAGGCCCTTGGAGACAGGCTTTTTGAATGGAGGGTTGGATGCATCTCTCCCCCTTTATTTTTGTTGACAAGGCTGAAGCTGCTCTTTGCTCATGAGCAGTGCTTTTGTggcttttcttcttcctcgttGAATCAATGCATTTTGGCCTTTTCTTaaatgtttatatatttatattcttttttaggCAAAATCCTGATCGCTGCGATGCGAGTTGCTATATgcactttttatttattgacaGTTGCATTTCCTTTGGGTTCCGTTCTGTACGTCCGATCGAAATGGAATGAAAATAATAGATTTTATATAGGGAAATGTAATAGTATTGAAtcaaaaaatgtaattttttttaatgattatcACAAAATGaaggaatataattataatattagattgatttatcaagatatcatgttatatatattcttaaatatatatatatatatatatatgatagttCACAATATATCGCATGAAATGAAAGaatgatcattttttttcttaattgagGAAATGTTCAtttcatcaaaataaataaataaagaaaatgataatgATGGAATGTCATTTTCAACTGATGTAAGAGACactaataagaaaatgaagtgCAATGAAGAAATGAACATTCTATTTCAATCTATTCCATTCCTGCGTTCCAAATgggacaaaataaaaatcataagttgctcctataataatatcattaaAGAGAAGgctaaattgaaaatttggtCCTAAAAGATATCACGCTTGAATAATTAGTTTATGAAAGATTTTCAGCAGAAGCAATTGGTTTCTTGAGTATTTATAAAAGTTAGGGTCCCTTGGCCAGCCATCTCCCGCATTGGGGGAGCTGGCTGCCGATTTTTTCAATCAGGAACGAGATGAAAAATAAGATGGGGAGATCTAACTTGTGTAAATCTTTTGGATGACGAGACCGATTAATCTAGTCAAATCTTTCAGGGCTAATTTCTCGTGCGATATATTTGTGATCAATTTGTTAGCTTAGTCTTAGAAAGAACATATAATTAGTTTTtgttatttgtttgttttgtaATAATTCTATGCTCTAACTTATTATTATGAAACAAAGATCTATTTACTGTTAAAATTCCCGTCATCCATTATTACTATATGTGAGAAGGAAGTTAGTTTGTCTAACTTTTCTTCTCTCAATTATaccctttaaaaaataataaaattagttaataactattaaattaaagatagaatagcaatttaattttttttattaactactcacttttcaatttaatGAATTCTTTTCTCACTCTCTCCCTTGCCATTACTTCTTCCTTcattctctcctctctcccatctattaatttctttctatcattagttttattaatcaaaattttgGCTAATAAATTTCCATCTTTATCTCTGTGAAAAATCTGTATATATTCgaaaaggagggaaaaaaataattataattttctttggaGTTttcaaagattaaaaaaattataatagggGGGCGTATCACGGGATACGGAAGTTTATTATAGAAATGACAATTTATTAtgttaagtatatatattattattcatgaaaacaactatatatatattattacatcaattttCACTTTCACCAAGTAAAATTATCGATGATTCCCATGCGTAGCACGGGTCAGCTTCTAATTTCTTAAGaaccaaaaaatgaaaaaaaaaattcctccTCATAAAATTTAGCAACTATCTAAACTATTATATAAAAGAGACCCTTAATATCCCTGATTGTAATTATAACAGTGATTTTACTAAATTGTCCTAAATAACTCATATTATattgtaaagaaaaaaatattatatcaaatatagGGTCAAAACTGTCATTCTACACGACCTTCTTCCCTCTCATTTCCTTACACCGCAAGACTCAATTCcctttttcctctcctttCCCACTTCCATTTCTTTAAACACTCACCTTCCTTTTGCTTTCGATGTTCttcgtctttttttttattttttgtcatagtttcattttaatataaatttccttttttaaaagattttaatatatttttgggtgaattttaatataattttgatttacATATTGGTCACGCTTAATGCGGAAGTAAGCTTTAATCCCTCAGAGTACAATACTACCTGAAACAATGATCTCCAAGTAATGGTCAAAtcggaaaataaataaaaataataatagtgTTATCTATTTTAACAGCACGATTTGGGAAGAATCAACATGATGGTAAGCtagtatattatattaataaattaaattttagaaCCTGAAGGGATTGACCTAGTGGTCAAAAGAATATGTTCTCCTTGAGGCCACCTGCTAGGTTTAACCGTGCAATTTACTCGTCTATGTGTCGCAGGGGGTGCATGACATCCGAGGATTGGTAGGACGAATCTTGAACACCGGTTCTCCggtcattaaaaaaataaaataaaatatagtttgTAGAGTTTAATTTGAagacatttttattttgagcAAAGGCCATTTTAGTTTCCAACCTTTAGTTAGTTGCTTTTTCACTTTCTTCTTTAACCTTTTCCTTGTTCGATTTTGTTCTCTATGTTACTCGTTTTGTTCACTTCTATCCTGCCAATTAATGAGTTTTAAATCTTCAGTAAATAAAActaatttgtaaaaattaaagaaaagaaaggacaaCGATGCCGGGATCTCGGAGTCCTCAAGATCTTTGTTGATTCGGGGGTTTGCCGGTACCCACGACCTCTCCTTCGTCggtcactctttttttttctttattatttttattttaagacattaattttatttaaggaaaattgGAAATTCATTAGTTTTGACAAAAAAGTAAACAGTAGGACGAAAATGAACATAACAAGTCACGGTGAGGACaaaatcgaaaaagaaaaaggatttaAGACGGAAGTGAAAGAACAACTAAAAGGTGGGGACTACTTTTCACTCTTTCCATCTTTACGTGCAGTAGAAAAGCAACTTTCATGGCTGCAATGGACGAGACGGTCCCTAgccgattaaaaaaaaaaaaaaaaggacaagaCGGTTCCGGGACGCACCGTTGCGACAGTTGGTTGACACTTCTTCCcggcccaaaaaaaaaaaaaaaaaggctccAGTGCGTACTCTTATTCTCTAAAAAGACTGCCACAGTCACTCAGCATTTGACAACGAGAGAAGCAGAGATGACTACAGGAGGCAATCTCCCTCACAAATCTCGACATGAACATCATCTTCAACTGTCATCACCCTCCGCCGGTTACGTCAATCACAGGTTCCATATTCTGATTTTAGAGAATTCTGGGCCATTAAGTTTGGACCCGTGCTCTTGCTCTGCTCTTCGTTCTCGATTATATGAGTTGCCTTATGGTGTCTGATTCATTGTTGCTTGCCGGGTGATTTTCATGGTGATAGGGCTGGTGTGATGGAGCTTGAGGCGGTCGCTTCTGAACTTCTTGCACTGAGACGGTTATATGAGCTTCTCCAAACAAGTGAAGATGGAGAACTTGATTCTGTTGCAGGACATGTACGTTTAGTATTCATGTTGCGTAACCTTTAGCCATGAGTGTCTGGTTATTCATCGGAAGTTGTCCTATTTTCCTGTTTTGTTCCCTTTAAAAGATGCATTTTTTGACAGAAGGACAGTATCATGCTTTTCCTTTCCCCCTTAATTGATTGTAAGGAAAACTGACTTGATCATAACTTTTGCacaaaagaaatagaaaaactCAGAATCCTAATATGAGATTCTTTCTGTCTTTTGGTGATGTGTGGCGTAAAGATACCATCCGTTCCTCTTTATTTTGCTCTGCATTTGCATTGCTGAATTTCAGTTCGGATGCTTCTTCATCATGTTCCTTGGGTTATCTGCCATCTTCTTTTAGTTTTTCTCGAAATGAATGTCAGTGAGCGTACTTTTGGCAGTACACTAATTTGCAGTTATTGATTCTTAACATATAGCAAATGTTCGTAGTTTATCTGCGAGTTATTAATTCTTGTTATGGCGGTTTTCAGTTAGATGACAGTGCACGATCATTGCTAAAGGATCTACTTGATCAGGCATCAGAAAGACTTCTTAAAACATATTCGCAGGTTTGATTCTGTACGTGTTAGTTTCCCTGTTAACTGCTGTAGCTTGAAACTTCTAACGACTGGGGACTCTGCGGATGAGAAGACGGCTTCTTCTTTGAGTCGTGATATATTGTCATGTTTTATGGCAACTATTCTCTTCTGACATGAAGCATTTGATCTGTTGCTGCACAGATTCTAACTGACCAATTAAGTACACGAGTGGCATCTTCTGCTTCCTCTTCAAAGCAGCCTGCCGATTCAACTCAGGCAGCGAGAAATTCTCTTGTTACCCCAAATATAGAAAGTGAGTCGAGCTTCCAGAAAACCATCTCAAACAAGGATGATATAACCACCGCCAGAGAAGCGTCTCAGTTTCTTGGAGTCTCTTCGAACAAACCTGGAATCTTGAACAGACGCTGCAGTATCTGCCTCCAACACAGAACGATGCAGCAGGTCTCACCAGAGGTTGCAAATGCAAGACCTTTGACAGAGAAAGAGACCCAACAAGACAATCATCTTTACAAATCAAATGTTCCCGTTGAAGATTCAAATCTCTTTCGCACTGCATCAAAGAGTAATGAGAAGCCACCAAAGCAGAAGATTCAGCCCAAAAACTCTACATCAGTTAAAGCACATAGCACGAAAGAAGAGATCTCCCCACGCAGAGATATAGCTTATGCAATCAAGCGGATTGAGGCCCAGATTTTGGTTCTGCAGCATCTCTCGCGACTTGCTGGAAGACATATGGCAGATCCTTCTAAGACAGGCAAGCAAGTTACAAGAAAGCCGGCAAACTTCCCAAGTCCTCAGAGGGAGAATAACAAATCTACCGCTAGGATGGCACGAAGAACTGAGACTCCCCTTCGGAGCATGAGTCAGGTTCCGAAACTAACCACTGGGACTTCCAGCCAGACTAGCGACTTTGGGCATGGGTTTCGTGTCCCACAGGGCGTGGCTGAGATGGAGATGAGTCCTAATCAGACAGACAACGAGGAGTCAGTCGAGGGGGTAGTGCAACCGAGGCAGTTTGCTCCAACTCATGATGTGATACACTCCGCAACTACTTCTGGTTCTAGTAACCAATACTATGCGACTACTGCTGGTTCCAGTAACCGAAAATTGATGATAGGGAATAACTTAATTGGTCGTGTGAATAATCATGGACCAGCTCTAATAGAACAAAGGGTTGATAAGAGGAGGTCTTCAGAAGGGAATAGTGGCCGCAAGATCAGTCGTCCTATGCCAACAAAAAGAGATCGGCCATGTCAGATTGAATCAGAGGAAAGCAGCTTACGTTCTCAGGATTCCTCTTCATACAGTACTAGCTGGATAAGCAGTCAGCGGACCAGCCCGAGCAGCAGTTACACTGGTGAGGATTACTTGCGATCGTATACAGATTCCTCTAAAGGAAGTGAAAGTGAATCAGAGGATAGCAGCTCATTTTCTTCGGATTCGGTTCCAAGCTTACAAGGGCACATGCAACCTCGGCTTAAGGAGGTCAGCCCCAGGAGGAAATTCCAATCGCCGAATCCCAGGAAAGAGATTGGGAAGCTCAGAAAGATCAAAAACAAGTTGGGGCTTATATTCCATCATCACCACCATcaccaccatcaccatcaccatGAAAACGAAGAAGATAGAGTTCACAACAAGTCCAAGTGGACGAACATGAAGAAGAACGTTCTTCACGGTCcaagagggagagagatagTACAAAAGTCGAAGAAGTCATTGGGCAAAAGAAGCCAAGGAGGGCACTTTCATGCACTTGTAGAGGGACTCCTGAGGCACGTTGgacacaagaagaagaagaaattacGAGCCCCTGATCCGAATGGC from Punica granatum isolate Tunisia-2019 chromosome 3, ASM765513v2, whole genome shotgun sequence includes:
- the LOC116200882 gene encoding CBS domain-containing protein CBSCBSPB3-like isoform X1, which encodes MSGQVGAPPGPRRTSFQQKKAPAPAAPKKSSQSENVNGTATNGNTSKPSSPPAPSSVSGERTVKKLRLSKALTIPEGTTVSDACRRMAARRVDAVLLTDSSALLSGIVTDKDIATRVIAEGLRPEQTIVSKIMTRNPIFVTSDTLAIEALQKMVQGKFRHLPVVENGEVIALLDITKCLYDAISRMEKAAEQGSAIAAAVEGVERQWGNNFSAPYAFIESLRERMFKPSLSSIISENTKVAIVSLSDPVYVAAKKMREFRVNSVIVSTGSKIQGILTSKDILMRVVAQNLSPELTLVEKVMTPNPECATLDTTILDALHIMHDGKFLHLPVVDKDGCIAACVDVLQITHAAISMVESSSGAVNDMANTMMQKFWDSALALEPVDDYDTQSEMSAVMPSDLPESGKSNYPPLGLGTSFAFKFEDLKGRVHRVNSGTEHLEELLSAVVQRVGAGDDQRPHLLYEDEEGDKVLLATDGDLVAAVSYARSMGMKVLKLHLDFSDGSKQPSSNSQADMAVEKSGSTLGAGLLAGAVVVAGIGVLVYLKRTKL
- the LOC116200882 gene encoding CBS domain-containing protein CBSCBSPB3-like isoform X2; this translates as MAARRVDAVLLTDSSALLSGIVTDKDIATRVIAEGLRPEQTIVSKIMTRNPIFVTSDTLAIEALQKMVQGKFRHLPVVENGEVIALLDITKCLYDAISRMEKAAEQGSAIAAAVEGVERQWGNNFSAPYAFIESLRERMFKPSLSSIISENTKVAIVSLSDPVYVAAKKMREFRVNSVIVSTGSKIQGILTSKDILMRVVAQNLSPELTLVEKVMTPNPECATLDTTILDALHIMHDGKFLHLPVVDKDGCIAACVDVLQITHAAISMVESSSGAVNDMANTMMQKFWDSALALEPVDDYDTQSEMSAVMPSDLPESGKSNYPPLGLGTSFAFKFEDLKGRVHRVNSGTEHLEELLSAVVQRVGAGDDQRPHLLYEDEEGDKVLLATDGDLVAAVSYARSMGMKVLKLHLDFSDGSKQPSSNSQADMAVEKSGSTLGAGLLAGAVVVAGIGVLVYLKRTKL
- the LOC116199052 gene encoding uncharacterized protein LOC116199052; translated protein: MAAMDETVPSRLKKKKKGQDGSGTHRCDSWLTLLPGPKKKKKRLQCVLLFSKKTATVTQHLTTREAEMTTGGNLPHKSRHEHHLQLSSPSAGYVNHRAGVMELEAVASELLALRRLYELLQTSEDGELDSVAGHLDDSARSLLKDLLDQASERLLKTYSQILTDQLSTRVASSASSSKQPADSTQAARNSLVTPNIESESSFQKTISNKDDITTAREASQFLGVSSNKPGILNRRCSICLQHRTMQQVSPEVANARPLTEKETQQDNHLYKSNVPVEDSNLFRTASKSNEKPPKQKIQPKNSTSVKAHSTKEEISPRRDIAYAIKRIEAQILVLQHLSRLAGRHMADPSKTGKQVTRKPANFPSPQRENNKSTARMARRTETPLRSMSQVPKLTTGTSSQTSDFGHGFRVPQGVAEMEMSPNQTDNEESVEGVVQPRQFAPTHDVIHSATTSGSSNQYYATTAGSSNRKLMIGNNLIGRVNNHGPALIEQRVDKRRSSEGNSGRKISRPMPTKRDRPCQIESEESSLRSQDSSSYSTSWISSQRTSPSSSYTGEDYLRSYTDSSKGSESESEDSSSFSSDSVPSLQGHMQPRLKEVSPRRKFQSPNPRKEIGKLRKIKNKLGLIFHHHHHHHHHHHHENEEDRVHNKSKWTNMKKNVLHGPRGREIVQKSKKSLGKRSQGGHFHALVEGLLRHVGHKKKKKLRAPDPNGLRRNSKKKKKKKLPWWQMMRRRGGVKLPKGGRRPKLKLPNKRPMP